From the genome of Trueperaceae bacterium:
CTTGACCGTGAGCCTCCTCGACGTGGGGCTGCGATTCTGCCAACACCGGCCTAGGCCAGGTCGTTACGGTGAACAGCAGCGGCAGGATGAAGAAGGTGGCCAGTGCCAGAACCATGCCGCTGCTGAAGAAGCCCGTGTAGGTCTTCTCGTCATCCTTGAGGTGCATGAAGATGGCGACGACCATCACGAACTTGGCCAGCGACATCGCGACGAGCCAGAAGATGGTGGCCGCGTCGGAAAGCCAGGAGATCTCGAACTCGACGATTGCGTACTCGAAGAAGGTGATGATACCCAGGATCAGCGCCGTGATGACGTAGGTGGCGACCGGGTTGCCTTTGTGGTCGTGGCTCATTCTCCCGTTACTCCTAGACGAACTCTACGAGGTAGACGACCGTGAAGATCACGATCCAGACGATGTCGACGAAGTGCCAGTAGAGGCCGACCACCTCCAGGTAGACGGAATCCTTGGCCGCCACCGGGCGGACGTACGAGGCGATGAGCAGAGACAGGAGCAGCAGCACGCCTATGGTCACGTGCACGCCGTGGGTGCCGGTGAGCACGAAGAACGTCGTACCGAACAGGTTCTGCGAGAGCGTCAGCCCCTCCTGGACGAAGTGGCTGAACTCGAAGATCTGGAATCCCAGGAAGATCGAGCCGAAGAAAGCCACTCCGAAAGTCCACAGACGGAACAATTTGATGTTGCCCACGCGCAGTTCGTGCAACGCCAGCACCATCAGGAACGAACTCATCAGCAGCACGAAGGTACTGATGGTGGTGAGGTTGATGTCGAAGACGTCGATCGGGTAGGGGCCCACCAGGCTCCGGTCCTTGTAGACAAGGTAACTGCCGATGAGCGAGCCGAAGAACATGCAGTCCGAGGCGAGGAAGATCCACATCATCAACTTGATGTCGGGGAGCCTGGTGGAGCGGTACTCCTCGTGGGAATGGGCGACGACGGTGTGGCTCACGCGGGACCTCCAACGGCCGGCTCCAGTTCGATGTGTTCGTGGTGACCGCCCACGCCTTCGAGCGCCCACGCGTAGCAGGCGTAGAAGAGGACCGCCACCGAGAAGAGCCCGAGGAGCAGGTTGTGAAAGAGCAGGCCGTACGAGCCGAGGAAGATCGCGAACGAGGCGATGAACGGGTACCACGACTGTCCCGGGATGTGGATCGAGACCTGTTCGACGTGCTTGGGAGGAGAATGGTCGGGATCGACCGACTCGGAGATCGGGTCGCGCCGCTCTACAAGATGCGGGTGCTTGAGGAGCCAGACCGGGTCACGGTCGTTGACCTCGGGCACGACATCGAAGTCGTAGTGGGGTGGCGGTGAGCTGGTTGCCCACTCCAGGGTGCGGCCGTCCCACGGGTCGTCGCCTGCCAGTCGGCCTTTCCGTAATGCCCAGAAGGCGCTGAAGATGACGATCACCATACCCGCGCCCATGACGAACGTGCCCGCCGAGGACATCAGGTTGTAGAGATCGAGCCCGATGCCCGCCTCGTATGTCTGGATGCGCCTGGGCATGCCCAGCAGTCCAGCGAAGTGCTGCGGCCAGAAGATGAGGTAGAAGCCGGGGACTATCAGCCAGAAGCCGAGCCGCCCCAGTCCCTCGGGCAGCAGCCGACCGGTCATCTTGGGGAACCAGTAGTAGAAGCCCGCCAGGAAGGAGAGGAGCGCACCGCCGCCCATGACGAAGTGGAAGTGGGCGACGACGAAGTAGGTGTCCTGCACCTGAGCGTCGAGCGGCGGGATGGCCAGCATGATGCCGGTGATGCCGCCCAGGGTGAAGGTGAGCAGAAACGCCGTCGCGTAGAGCATCGGCACCGCGAAGCGCACGTGACCACCCCACATCGTCGCGATCCAGTTGAAGATCTTGATGCCGGTGGGGATG
Proteins encoded in this window:
- a CDS encoding cytochrome c oxidase subunit 3 yields the protein MSHTVVAHSHEEYRSTRLPDIKLMMWIFLASDCMFFGSLIGSYLVYKDRSLVGPYPIDVFDINLTTISTFVLLMSSFLMVLALHELRVGNIKLFRLWTFGVAFFGSIFLGFQIFEFSHFVQEGLTLSQNLFGTTFFVLTGTHGVHVTIGVLLLLSLLIASYVRPVAAKDSVYLEVVGLYWHFVDIVWIVIFTVVYLVEFV